The stretch of DNA CTCAAGCGGGGGCAGGGGGCAGCCTTCGGGAAAGCCGGTCGCAAGAAATATATGGGCATTGCGAAGGGCTTCGGCAACCTGCTGCGGCGACATGCCGTGAATTTCCACCCAGCGGGCGGGCTGCTTGCCGAGCAGGGCTCTGCGGGCCTCGAATGTCTCGCGTATGCGCACCGCCAGCGCCTTGTTCTTGCGGGGCATCCACGCAATGGTCGGCACGGGCGTTATTCCTGCTTCGTTCCCCTCATTCGGGGTAAACAGGGTGGTATCAATGCCGGGGCGCAGCACAGGGCCGCTGCGGCCCGTAACCTGCTGCGTGAACCACGCCACCGGTTCGGAGACATTGAGAAAGGAGACATCAAGCTGCGGCCAGTGCACACCTTCCGGCAGGGCAGAGAGCAGATACGACCAGTTCTGCACATACACCACGTTGCGGGCCTTGGCCTGCAATCCGGGCATGAGCGCGTTGACCCAGCCTTCCGGCACCATCCACACATCGTCCTGTGTCAGGGCAAGGTCCTGCCACTGACAGACGGGTACCCCATCCGGCAAAGGTGTGGCTGCCTCGCGGGGGACAACCTGCACGTCAAAGCCGCCGGAAAAGAGATGCCGTGCCACCTGATGCAGAACAGCTACGCCGCCGGTCATGCTCTTGAGCGGGGGCAGAAATATATATGTGCGCATGGCGACTCCATTCTGT from Desulfovibrio subterraneus encodes:
- a CDS encoding glycosyltransferase family 1 protein translates to MRTYIFLPPLKSMTGGVAVLHQVARHLFSGGFDVQVVPREAATPLPDGVPVCQWQDLALTQDDVWMVPEGWVNALMPGLQAKARNVVYVQNWSYLLSALPEGVHWPQLDVSFLNVSEPVAWFTQQVTGRSGPVLRPGIDTTLFTPNEGNEAGITPVPTIAWMPRKNKALAVRIRETFEARRALLGKQPARWVEIHGMSPQQVAEALRNAHIFLATGFPEGCPLPPLEALASGCIVTGFSGMGGWDYMRQAMPAELGGHAPWWPQREVPWQGNSLVVADADVPAAANALELAAAWLETGSPELAALRKNSAATVAEYTVEKQREAVMALWREIERGTIF